From the Trifolium pratense cultivar HEN17-A07 linkage group LG4, ARS_RC_1.1, whole genome shotgun sequence genome, the window GATGCCATTGCTGCAATCGACAGAGTTTTATCAGAAGGGATTACTCTTACCTTAAAATCTCAGCATTCTGTACATGGACAAGAAGTCCCAAAACTGGATCCCAACCTCCCTGAACAACTTCTTCAGGAATTGAGAGATATCGCCTTCAAAGAAGACTTGGTTGAAAAATTTAGAGAAGGTCTCAATCCTAAAGTTAACTTCAATGCAGTCAAggaaaaaatttattctaaCGCCGATGCATTTTCCTCTCACCAATTAGAACTTGTTGGTGTTGTTGTTAACCTTCTCAACAACATTGTAATGATGTACGAGAAActcaaaaatttgaaaaaagaacAAGACACGGCCAAGAAGAGCACTGACCAAGATAATGAAGCATTGAAGGAGACAAGACAGAAAATACTGACCTCAAAGATTTCTTTCACAAACAACCAAACACAACTCAACTCTCTTGATGCTCAGCTTGCTGATTTTAAAGCCAAGCTTGAAAAACTAAAAGGTGACAGGACCAAAATTGCTGAGATTCAAGACCAAGAGAAACATAAGATCTCATCATTGAACAAAGAAGTTAAATTAATTTTCCGTCGCCTCGTTGATTatcaaattaaattgaaaagtATTGAGGATCAAATTCTGGAGGCTCAAACTGAATTGGAAAGTCATGAGAAGCTTTATCTAATCTTCAAGGCAACCCCTCCATTTTGATTTATGTCTTTGTTTTGCCTTTTTGGCACAACATTTTACTTCAATGCCAATTTACCCTAGTAGATTACTATTTTAATACTATGAATACTTGGCAGAATTTTTTTGTAAGTATTGGTCTTCCTAATTTGAAGGACTTTTTAccaaatttttgaaatatatgaTTAATCATATTCAAATTATGTCACAAACTCAAAAACATTTCTTCTCGGTTTCTTTTTGACGaatgatatatttactaaaacCTGGTTTAAGATTGTATGGAATGTTGAAAGCATGTGAAATTATTTTTCTGCTGGTGCTGTCTCCCAGGGGCGCCCAGCGCCGACTCAATGTAGGAAGTTAGTTATTAGAGCTGGTAGACCAGCACCTGGTGCTGCCTGGATGATTCTTGAGCCATTTTATTTGTATGTTTACAACTGTTTGATGATTTATTGTCATTGAATCTCAAATACTCAAATTAGGATTTTTAAAAGCATAATGACCTTTAAAACTCATTGTTATGATGACTAAAATAGGGTTGGGGGTGCATCACTTGCTTTCACGACGATGTTAGTTTGTCAAACATATTTTATCTTCTATATAAGCATGTATATGTAAAATAATCTGGTTCAATTCTGGTACATTTTGTAATTTCAGATTACCTAAAAAGTGGTCTGAGATTACATTCAACATCTTCATGAACTGAgatttatatcttttatatagAGCATATCCAGCCATTTCCAATAACGCATAGGGCGAATTAACTGTATATATATTGGCTGGCACCTGGCAGAGAATTCAAGAACCTTGCAAGTTGCAAGCCACGCCCAACCTTCTTGCAAGCCGCGAGGATTTTGAATGTTCGGAATTTTAGTCTGAACTAGTGCACCATATAGCTTCATATATGATTTTAGCCAATCTAGATAATTTTCTGTACACTCCAAATTTGTGTCGTCTGATTGATAACCAATACTTCTAAAGTATACCTCTTTTGATAACCACCTGATTGGTAAACTATGTGCTTTGGGATGGTGTATATGCAAGCCTTATGAAGCTCAGCTAGGAAAATATCCATTATCCAATGTATGTGGGATCTGAGATGAAATGAGAACAATGAGATATGCATTTGCAAATGGGGCATTATTAGGTTTTGTACAGGATGAAACAATCTTTTTAACAAATATCTCAACGCAGAATGATTGAGGACATTGACGATCGTTCAAAAGCTTAATAGGTTCATTTGCTTTTGATCTAACATTGTCTCCCTTGCCCATTATTTGccttatattttggaaaatacGAATCTCATGCCTGGTATATATTACTGTTTAGAAATTGATCTTATAACTTGGTTTCTCTCGCACAGCTCTTTCAGTTTCTGTAGCCTCACTGCAGCTCGATATACATAACCAGATTCCTTGGTTTTGGTATTTGATAGGCTTGATGCCGTATCTTGGGTCGCTTCAGAAGTAACCGTTTTAGAACTAATTTCTATGGCATCCTTTCCCACTCTTCTTTCTTTCAGCTTCTGCTGCTATTTTTTCAGCTTCTTCCATTGCTGTTTCTCTCTCAACTTCCAACGCAGCTCGTTTTACTTCCTCGGCTTTAAGTTTGGCTTCTACTTAACTTTAGCCTTTTTTCAAGTCACATTTGAAATTCCTTCAGAGAAGTGAGGTCTATTGTATTACAAGGGGAACTATACAAAGTGTTAGATTTAGCATAATACATATCAAATCCCAACAAATCCAGTATCATATAAATCTCCTCTTTTTCAGGATGCGATTTATCACTAGCAATAAATACATGAAGTTCTTGTCCAACTTCAATCCAGCTACATCCAGGAATCTTTTTTAGTCCCTTTTCTTTCATGAAGCCCCTTATGTTTGATACTTTATCCCATTTTCCTAAACTTGCATACACATTTGAAAGAGCTACATAATTCCCTGGATTATTTGGCTCCAATTTCAGTAACcattttgctatataatctGCAAGTTCAGTCTCATGATTCTGTCCACAAGCAGCAAGTAGAGATCCTAATATGTGTGCATCTGGAGGACTTGGCATTGTTAAGATGATCTTAAGAGCTTCATCTAACTGGCCATTGTTAGCGAGGAGTTTAACCAAGCAACCATAGTGTTCCTCGGTTGACTTCATTTGAAGTTCAGACACCATATATTTGAAAAGCTCTAGGCCCTCCTTTAGCAATCCCCCATGGCTGCATGCCGACAAGACACTAGTAAAAGTGATGTGATCTGGCACTATACCTTCTTTCGCCATTTCTTTAAAAAGTGTAAGGGCTTCTGCAGATTTACCATGTGAGGCATAAGCTGAAATCATTGCATTGTACACAGGCAATTCCTTTGttgaacataaaataaaaacacactTTGCATGATCTAAATTTCCACATTTAGCATACATGTCAATAATAGAGGTTGtaatttgaagagaaaaagacaTGAAATTCTTCATAACATACCCATGAAATGCCTTCCCATAGTTCAATGATGCCATATCTGTGCATGCTGATAGTGCGGAAGTTATGCTTAAGCTATTAGGTTTCACCCCTGCATCTTGCATTTGCCGGAAAACTGTATTAGCTTCATGACCAAGACCATTTTGAGCCAAGCCAGATATCATAGTAGTCCATGTGATCAAATTAGGCGTTACACCTGATGATTGCATTTCGGAAAACATTTCTTGAGCCTCAACAACCTGACCATTTCTAAAGAAACCAAAAATCAAAGAGTTCCAAGAAACAACATTCGGAGGAACGCTCTCCAGTTGCATTTGAAAGAACAACTTCAAAGCCTCGCCACTCAAACCGTTCTCCGCACAAGCTGCCAACATCGTGTTCCACAACACAATATCTTTCTTCTTCGCTGAACAAAAAACTCCTCTTGCACAATCCATTATCCCACATTTCGCATACATATCTACAACGCCGCTCAACACAACCACATCAGAGTCAAACTCATTCCTAATGCAAAACCCATGCAACTTCTTACCTAGCTCTACATCTCTTGTATCCGCAGCAATAGTCAATAAAGAAGACAACGTCACACAATCAAACCTCATGTTTTTCTCCCTCATCCAACTACACATCTCAAGTGCCTTCTCAAACATTCCAAACTGCACATAACTAGATATCATCAAATTCCAAGTCACCTCATCTTTCAAAACCATAATATTTCTAAAAACT encodes:
- the LOC123882270 gene encoding pentatricopeptide repeat-containing protein At5g55740, chloroplastic, producing MLMLLQILPEFTTVPETHPLSVSMHCLACLPVTPNTQQLSQHSKSPPKQQLSPNNNTTIHNHISFLCKHVRIKEAINTLSHLQHNNIGPNIYGELLQGCVYARDLNLGLQIHAHIIKKGSFFTTNEYIESKLVILYAKCGVTDAAFHLFRNVVKNQNLFSWAAILGLQARTGFSKEALLSYVEMMEKGFCPDNFVVPNALKACGALKWVGFGKGVHGFVVKMNDFDDCVYVATSLVDMYGKCGAFEDAEKVFDDMPEKNVIAWNSMIAAYAQSGMNMQAVGLFKKMRFQGIEPTEVTLSAFFSACANLKVAIEEGKQGHALAVKMGFELGNILGSSILNFYSKVGLIEEAELVFRNIMVLKDEVTWNLMISSYVQFGMFEKALEMCSWMREKNMRFDCVTLSSLLTIAADTRDVELGKKLHGFCIRNEFDSDVVVLSGVVDMYAKCGIMDCARGVFCSAKKKDIVLWNTMLAACAENGLSGEALKLFFQMQLESVPPNVVSWNSLIFGFFRNGQVVEAQEMFSEMQSSGVTPNLITWTTMISGLAQNGLGHEANTVFRQMQDAGVKPNSLSITSALSACTDMASLNYGKAFHGYVMKNFMSFSLQITTSIIDMYAKCGNLDHAKCVFILCSTKELPVYNAMISAYASHGKSAEALTLFKEMAKEGIVPDHITFTSVLSACSHGGLLKEGLELFKYMVSELQMKSTEEHYGCLVKLLANNGQLDEALKIILTMPSPPDAHILGSLLAACGQNHETELADYIAKWLLKLEPNNPGNYVALSNVYASLGKWDKVSNIRGFMKEKGLKKIPGCSWIEVGQELHVFIASDKSHPEKEEIYMILDLLGFDMYYAKSNTLYSSPCNTIDLTSLKEFQM